The following is a genomic window from Syntrophorhabdus sp..
GGCGGCATGGGACGCGGCATGGGCATGGGCGGAAACCGTCCGGTCGCTGGACAGAGCGCGGGTCCGCAGAACATCCCGGAGACGGCTGACGAAGAACTGGAGACGCTGAAGCGGGAGATGGACCGGATCGGCAAACGCATCAGTGATCTCGAAAGGCAAAAGGGCGGCAAAGGAAAGAGCTGAAGGAGGGGGGGAGCGCTGGAGATACCGGGGTTTGAGGTTTGCTGTTGCCGCTTGACCCCCGTGGAAAGGGAGCAATGGATATCTTCAATACTATACTGAGCCTTCTGCGGCAGGGTTCCCATGGTGTGCTCGCGACGGTGGTGAGAAGAGCGGGGTCTGCCCCCCGTGACGTAGGCTCAAAGATGCTCGTGACCGATGAGGGAAGAGTGTTCGGGACCGTCGGCGGAGGGCAACTGGAATCGGAGGCGTACGCGAAGGCAACGGAGATAATGGGGGAAGGTCTCACCGTGATGCTCCGTGTCAACATGGACGCAACGCGGGTTGAAGACAGAGCCATGCTCTGCGGAGGCAGCGTTGACATTCTTCTCGAGCCTGTCAGGGAAGAGCGTCGCGCTGTTTATGAGGCAGTTGGAAGATGCATTGAGGACAGGGAGCGCGCTATGGTGCTTACACGGTTCGGTCCCCGCGGGTTCGCAAAATCGTTGATCCGGGGAGATGGAACCGTGATCGGCGATCATGTGGATCGGCAAGCCTTAGACCGTTGCATGGACCTCATGAACCTCAGCCGATCGGAATTGTCGGAAGAAACGTTCGCCGAACCTGTCACGATCACCGTGCCTCTTTACATCTTTGGCGCCGGGCATGTATCCCAGCATCTCTCAAGGATCGCGAAGGCAGCCGGTTTTTCCGTGACCGTTATCGACGACAGGAAGGAATTCGCCAATATCGACAGGTTCAGCGAGGCCGACGCCATCGTTACGGGTCAGTTCCGGGACGTCTTTTCCTCTCTCGACTTTACGGGGAACGAGTACGTGGCCATATTGACGAGGAGCCAGGAACAGGACGCTCTCGTCCTGGAAGAGGTGTTGAGGAGGAACACGAAATACGTCGGAATGATGGGGAGCACGCGAAAGATCGGTATCATCATGGAGAGCCTTCACAAAAAGGGCCTTGAGCGGAAGACCACCGGCAGTGTCCACGCCCCTATCGGTCTTGACATCGACGCGGAAACGCCGCAGGAGGTGGCCGTAAGCATCGTGGCCGAAATGATAAAGGTGAAAAATGCCAAACACTGATTATCAATATATCTATGGTCCCGTACCATCCTGGAGGCTTGGAAGCTCTCTGGGGATCGATCTTCTCTCGCGTCCTGAAAAGATCTGCTCCTTCGATTGCACCTATTGTCAACTTGGCAGGAACAACGTCAAGAGGACGACGAGAGGCCTGTTTGTCAGCACCGAGGACATGGTAAGAGAGATCGGGTCATTGCCGGAGGTGGCCATTGATTACCTGACCTTTTCGGGCAGGGGTGAGCCCACGCTCGCGTTGAACCTTGGCGAGGCCATCCGGTCCCTGAGGAGGATCAGGAAGGAAAAGATATCGGTTATAACAAACTCGTCTCTCATGACCAGGAAAGATGTGCGCAAAGACCTTCTTCGCGCTGACTTCGTGATAGCCAAGCTGGACGCTGCCACCGACGAGGTCTTTGAGGCGGTCAACAGGCCGGCAGAGGGCGTGCGCTTTCGGGATGTTGTCGAAGCGCTTGCCGATTTCAGAAAAGAGTTCTCGGGGAGATTCGCTCTCCAGATAATGTTCGTGGCAGCCAACAGGGACACCGCGCGGGAGATCTCGGATATTGTGGAAGTCATCGGGCCCGACGAGGTTCAGCTCAATACCCCGTTGAGACCCTGCATGGAAAAGCCGCTGCCCCCGGAGGACATGGGGCACATAAAGATGTTTTTCAACAAGCAGGGATTGCGGTCTGTGAATGTCTATTCTGCCGGGAAGAAAGAGGTGGTTCCCTTGAGTGGTGCCGATACCCTGTTAAGAAGGGGAAAGGAGATCTGATTTCGTAGATGAACATAAGGATACTTTTTGACAACAGGAAGCGAGATAAGGGCTACTTCGCGGGCTGGGGTGTTTCCTATCTCATCGACGGACATATCCTCTTCGATGCCGGAGAGAACGAAGACATGCTGTTCCACAATATGCGGTCGATGGGTGTGAAACCGGAAGAGATCACGAAGATAGTCGTGTCCCACGAACACTGGGACCACGTAGGCGGGTTGTGGCGTCTTTTGGCGCACAACCCCGGTATGCCCGCGTACATCTGTCCCGGTGTAAGCATCGAATTCAAGGACAAGATCACATCCTTCGGCGCGGATATCACTTTCGTGGAACCATTCATGGAGATAGACAGGAATGTTTTCACGACGGGGGAGACCATAGGGATCACCCGGTACGGCATGATCCCCGAGCAGGCCCTCGTTCTGAGATCCGAAAAGGGTGCCACTGTCATCACGGGCTGCGCGCACAACGGGATTGTCGATATCCTGGCGTCGGTGCGTGAAAAAATACCCGAACCGATCTACCTGGTCCTGGGCGGTTTTCACACCCTCGACCTCCCGCCTTCCGTTGTCAGGTTGATGATAAAGAGATTCCGGGAGATGGATGTGGCCAGGGTGGCCCCCACCCACTGCACCGGAATGGAAGCGATCCAGTTGTTCAGAGAAGCGTACGGGTCCGATTTCGTTGAGGCGGTCGTGGGTACGAACCTCGAGGTCTGAGGCGCTGTCAGTGCGCGCCGGCGGCCTCCGCCAGTATCTCCGCGATGTCCTTTACGGCCAGCGTCCCCTCGAGTTCCTCCGCCTTGACGGCGTCTTCCAGCATGACGAGGCATTTCGGGCATGCCACCGCAAGGACGGTCGCACCCGTTTCGGCGGCATGTCTGACCCTCTGTCTCGCCGGGCTCGCATCGCTGCCGCCGAGAAGGTCTATCTCGAAATTACCGGCCCCTCCCCCGCAACACAGGGCGGCGTCCCTGTTCTTCTCCATCTCGACCAATCGAAGGGAGGGAACGGCGGCGAGAAGCCTCCTCGGGGTCTCATACTCGTCGTTCCATCGGCTCAGGAAGCACGGGTCATGGTATGTGACCCGCGCGTCGAATCCGGCCGAGACAGGGAGCCTTCCTTCCTGTATCAGCTCAAGGAGCAAACGGGTGTAGTGGAATACCTGGAAGTCCCCTCCATACCGTGGGTAGAGGTTTTTCACAGCGTTGTAGCCGTGGGGTGAAAGGGTGACGATCTTTTTCGCGCCGAGGGACGAAAAGCGCTCAACATTGTTCTCTGCCAGCATTTCGAAAAGGCCCGCCTCGCCCAGCTTGTGCACCTCGTTGCCGTCACAGTTTTCCTCGCTGCCCAGCACCCCGAAGGACACGCCGGCCCTGCCGAGCAGGGTCCCGAGCGCCCGGGCGGCCCTCTGCGCCCGCGTGTCGTAGGAACCCGTGCATCCCACGTAGTACAGGTATTCCTGGCCTTCGTACCTGTCTATGTCCGTCCCTTCCATCCACGAGTCGCGTCTGCTGCGCGCGTTGCCGTAAGGGTTGCCGTGAAGGTCGATGTTCTCGAGGAACTTTCTCACTGACTGCGGGACCTTTCCCCGTTCTATCATCTCGCCCCTTGCCGCCACCACCATGTTGACGATGTTCACGTTGAAGCTCAAAGGACATTTGACCTCGCAGTTCCTGCAGGTGGTGCAGGAATAGAGGATCTCGGCGAGGTGTTCCGACCAGTCGAGCGTTTCGTTCAGCCATGCCCGCGTCAGCCAGAGCCTCCCGCCGCATGAGTAAGGCTCCATGCGGAAGCGCGCGTAGGGAGGGCAGTTGTTGACGTCCATCCAGTTCGTGGGGAATTTGCAGTACCCGCATCTGAAGCAGCGATGGATGAGATCGTTGAATTCGTAGGTATCGATGGACACTATACTCCCTCCCAATTCCCCGGGTTCATGATACCTTCCGGGTCGAGGACCTCTTTGATGCGCCTCATGAGCGCCCGCGTGCCCGGGTCGAGACGCTCGATGATAAGCTGCTGTCCGTAGGTTCCCGGTTTCCATATGACACCTCCGAGCTCGATGACGAGGTCATCGGTCTCGTGGAGGGCCTCCCGGGCCTCACGCATCGAGCCGGGGTCCGCCCTGTTGAAGGCGTAGGTCCATGCGAACATCATCGAGTGCCCGACCCCGACGATCCGTCCCGTCACGGTGTAGGGGATATCATGCCTCTCCGATATCTCCCGTCCCCTGCGATAGCATTCCGGGTATCTTTCGATGGGCATGATACTTCCCACATATTCGAAGCCGCCGCCCTTCTTGTAGTCGGAGCTTTTCGATATTTGGGGATGATCGAGCCCGCGGGTGAATCCCAGGTAGCCTCCCTGTCCCCGGCTGATGTATTCTCCCAGGGTATCATCCCAGATGATCTCCTGCTTGAACTCGAGCTCCTTCTCGGTGTCCGCGGCGATATTCACCGTGAAGTGCTGAAGGCCGAGGCCAAAGGGCGGGATGGCACGGCTGTATGCTATGACGTCCTCCGCCATTTGCGTTCTCGTGATCTTGCCGATGATCTCAGGCACGAGTTCCTCGTCTTCCACGACAAACTGGCCGATACCCCGGATGCGCCTCGCCGGGTAGAGGCGGATGGACAACCTGGTGACGATACCCGTCGTTCCGCACCACCCGAAGAAGAGCCCCACGTCGGGAAGGGGATGATTGGTGAACCATGAAGCGCCTATGGCGCAGGAACCGAAACGGCAGACATCCCCTGTCGGCAGCACGACCTCAAGGCCGTTGACCTGATCGG
Proteins encoded in this region:
- a CDS encoding XdhC family protein; protein product: MDIFNTILSLLRQGSHGVLATVVRRAGSAPRDVGSKMLVTDEGRVFGTVGGGQLESEAYAKATEIMGEGLTVMLRVNMDATRVEDRAMLCGGSVDILLEPVREERRAVYEAVGRCIEDRERAMVLTRFGPRGFAKSLIRGDGTVIGDHVDRQALDRCMDLMNLSRSELSEETFAEPVTITVPLYIFGAGHVSQHLSRIAKAAGFSVTVIDDRKEFANIDRFSEADAIVTGQFRDVFSSLDFTGNEYVAILTRSQEQDALVLEEVLRRNTKYVGMMGSTRKIGIIMESLHKKGLERKTTGSVHAPIGLDIDAETPQEVAVSIVAEMIKVKNAKH
- a CDS encoding FAD-binding oxidoreductase translates to MTAIYQALVDIVDADHVSDRPEELYIYSFDLGTAEPHRPDYVVAPRTTEQVREIVRLANREKVPVVPLGGGLSLAGLAVPLRGGILVDLKRMDSIIEVNEKGRYALLECGVSQGQLTSYLATHHPGLTHSEPGAPPTATIAGNVLIHGQGDLAQPYGFNSDQVNGLEVVLPTGDVCRFGSCAIGASWFTNHPLPDVGLFFGWCGTTGIVTRLSIRLYPARRIRGIGQFVVEDEELVPEIIGKITRTQMAEDVIAYSRAIPPFGLGLQHFTVNIAADTEKELEFKQEIIWDDTLGEYISRGQGGYLGFTRGLDHPQISKSSDYKKGGGFEYVGSIMPIERYPECYRRGREISERHDIPYTVTGRIVGVGHSMMFAWTYAFNRADPGSMREAREALHETDDLVIELGGVIWKPGTYGQQLIIERLDPGTRALMRRIKEVLDPEGIMNPGNWEGV
- a CDS encoding radical SAM protein, with protein sequence MPNTDYQYIYGPVPSWRLGSSLGIDLLSRPEKICSFDCTYCQLGRNNVKRTTRGLFVSTEDMVREIGSLPEVAIDYLTFSGRGEPTLALNLGEAIRSLRRIRKEKISVITNSSLMTRKDVRKDLLRADFVIAKLDAATDEVFEAVNRPAEGVRFRDVVEALADFRKEFSGRFALQIMFVAANRDTAREISDIVEVIGPDEVQLNTPLRPCMEKPLPPEDMGHIKMFFNKQGLRSVNVYSAGKKEVVPLSGADTLLRRGKEI
- a CDS encoding (Fe-S)-binding protein; this encodes MSIDTYEFNDLIHRCFRCGYCKFPTNWMDVNNCPPYARFRMEPYSCGGRLWLTRAWLNETLDWSEHLAEILYSCTTCRNCEVKCPLSFNVNIVNMVVAARGEMIERGKVPQSVRKFLENIDLHGNPYGNARSRRDSWMEGTDIDRYEGQEYLYYVGCTGSYDTRAQRAARALGTLLGRAGVSFGVLGSEENCDGNEVHKLGEAGLFEMLAENNVERFSSLGAKKIVTLSPHGYNAVKNLYPRYGGDFQVFHYTRLLLELIQEGRLPVSAGFDARVTYHDPCFLSRWNDEYETPRRLLAAVPSLRLVEMEKNRDAALCCGGGAGNFEIDLLGGSDASPARQRVRHAAETGATVLAVACPKCLVMLEDAVKAEELEGTLAVKDIAEILAEAAGAH
- a CDS encoding MBL fold metallo-hydrolase codes for the protein MNIRILFDNRKRDKGYFAGWGVSYLIDGHILFDAGENEDMLFHNMRSMGVKPEEITKIVVSHEHWDHVGGLWRLLAHNPGMPAYICPGVSIEFKDKITSFGADITFVEPFMEIDRNVFTTGETIGITRYGMIPEQALVLRSEKGATVITGCAHNGIVDILASVREKIPEPIYLVLGGFHTLDLPPSVVRLMIKRFREMDVARVAPTHCTGMEAIQLFREAYGSDFVEAVVGTNLEV